The following is a genomic window from Thalassoroseus pseudoceratinae.
TCAAGGAACTCGGCGTAGCCCCAAACGCCACCAACGTCTTCCGGTGGGCAATTCCTTTCGCCTTCGACACAAAGCGGGTATCGGCCACCTTTCTCGGCCTTCAGGCAGCCTTCGAACAGAATCTCATGTTCCCACCCGTCGCCGAAGTCGTACTCGTACAGAAAGCGGAATCTTTTGCCGTCCTTTGGGGCGATCTTGCTGATCTTGGTGACGGTAGAATCGACGCACTCGAAGTCCTCAAAGCCATCGTCCAGAAGTTCGGGATCACCGAAGCGCTCCCCGTCGATTTCGAACTGGTGGAGGTGTGAGTTCGTCCATCCCATTGCGGTCTGGATGTGTTCGTGGAGCTTGTCGAGCGTGCCGTTCTTGACCTGAATTCGCCTCCAGATCGGAGGCTGCGATTCGAGAAGAGTGATCTTGAACTGATAGAGACGCTCGGAAGCTGGAATCGAGCCGATGCCTTCGGATTCTTTGAGAGCCTTGCTAACGACATCGACCACATGCCGTAGCGAGTTCCGCTTCATGCCGTTGTCGGCATGGGGACGTGCGACTTCAGCCTTGCCTCGGATTGTTTCAAGTTCTTTGGCCGTGAAAGAGATCGTGCGAGGATTCTTCTGGTCGAGCTTGAGACGGTCGGCGAGTTTGAGGAGAAGATCGGCGACGACGTTGCGTTGGGCGGCAGTCAGGAGGACGTTTAGCGAACCGGGCATTACACCGCCCTCCCATCTTCAAATGGGCCGAAGTTAATTGGACTCAGATCGATCATCAGCCTGTCACGAATCTCGGTGATCCGAGTCTCTGAGATGTTGGTGAGGAGATGTTCGACGAGTTCCGCCTGCCGTGGCTGACCAAAAGCGAGTCGGTATAGAGCCAGCGTCTTGAGCAAAGTCGAGAGTCTCGCCCGGTCTCGGCTGAACGGGTAGAAGGGAATGATGCGCTCGATCTGAAAACGGTCGGCCTCGACATGCCAAAACGGGATCAACTCACACTTTCCGGTCCCAAGCCGTTCGTGTTGTTCTGCCACCTCGAACAGTGCTTCCCATACGCCGTCATCGCCGAGAGACTCTTCGCTAAGGTGCCTCCCGTATTTCGCCGCTATTTGCTGGCGAATAACCAGACCTTTGAACCGATTGATCCGCCCTTCACGCTGTTCAAGATCGATTGGATTCGATGGCAGGTTCCAGTGGACGATCTTTCGGCAATAGGTGTGGAAGTCGAGTCCCTCTTGCCCAATGGACGTGGTGGCCAAAACAAACGGACGAAATGGAGAGTTGAAGTTCAGCCGGATTCCCTTGACCCGCTTTTTGCCGTCGTCCGTTTCGATTCTCTGGTTGCCAAGCTCGACAGCGAAGTGACACCGCATGTTTCGAGTCTTGTGATTGAGAAAGCTGTTCAGGTCATCGACCTTGACGGGAACCGTTCTCAGGTTCATTGAATCAATGAGCCGTTCATACATCTCCCAGATCGACGGGCAATCGGCTTTCAAGACGTGAAAGAACTCGTCCATCACCGACTGGAGGCATCCATCGACACAGTATTGCAGCACACGTCGCCAGTAGGCGGCTCGCCTCGTACTCAACCGGATGGATGCAATCGATTCCGGCTTGTTGAACAACGTGAGAAACTCGTGGGCGAGTTCGAATGCAAAGTGGCTTCGGTCCTGAAATGATGGTTCAAAGTGGTTGTTCACAGTCCGAAGGGCTATGACGGCGGGACTGGCAATCGCCATATCTGCGAGAACTTCAGCGAGATCGCTGGGGAGTGGACCAAGCTTGGCATCCATCGGCTCTCGAA
Proteins encoded in this region:
- a CDS encoding plasmid pRiA4b ORF-3 family protein codes for the protein MPGSLNVLLTAAQRNVVADLLLKLADRLKLDQKNPRTISFTAKELETIRGKAEVARPHADNGMKRNSLRHVVDVVSKALKESEGIGSIPASERLYQFKITLLESQPPIWRRIQVKNGTLDKLHEHIQTAMGWTNSHLHQFEIDGERFGDPELLDDGFEDFECVDSTVTKISKIAPKDGKRFRFLYEYDFGDGWEHEILFEGCLKAEKGGRYPLCVEGERNCPPEDVGGVWGYAEFLEAIADPKHEQHDDFVEWAGEFDPEEFDAGETTKAMRRGLPDWRQMR